In one Candidatus Methylomirabilis sp. genomic region, the following are encoded:
- a CDS encoding carbohydrate ABC transporter permease — translation MDSRTRRVARRSIFWALLTGMATFCLLPFLWQLLTSLKPTSEISTLPPLLPTRPVFDHYLAVFQDRPFGRFILNSVIVASLTTVSCLSIGSLAAFAIAKLQFRGRNLLLFLALSISMFPPIAAVSPLYLIIRILGWRDTYAGLVVPYTTFALPLAIWILWSVFREIPDELYLAALVDGCTPFQVFVRIFLPLAAPGIGAAAILVFIFAWNEFLYALTFTSSEAMRTIPVAIALFPGLHEVPWGEMAAATIVVTTPLVLLVLFFQRRIVSGLTAGSVKG, via the coding sequence ATGGATAGCCGGACAAGGCGGGTCGCAAGACGGTCGATCTTTTGGGCGCTCTTAACAGGGATGGCTACCTTCTGTCTCTTGCCCTTCCTGTGGCAACTGCTCACATCGCTCAAGCCCACTTCCGAGATCAGTACGCTGCCGCCGCTCTTACCGACAAGGCCGGTCTTCGACCATTACCTCGCGGTCTTTCAAGACCGTCCATTCGGTCGATTTATCCTGAACAGCGTGATTGTCGCCTCCCTGACCACCGTGTCCTGCCTCTCCATCGGCTCCCTTGCAGCATTCGCCATTGCCAAGCTTCAGTTCCGAGGCAGGAACCTCCTGCTCTTCCTGGCCCTCTCCATCTCCATGTTCCCTCCCATTGCCGCGGTGAGTCCGCTCTATCTGATCATCCGAATCCTGGGATGGCGGGATACCTACGCCGGGCTTGTTGTCCCCTATACCACCTTTGCCCTCCCCCTGGCCATCTGGATCCTATGGAGCGTCTTCAGGGAGATCCCGGACGAGTTGTACCTGGCGGCTCTGGTAGACGGCTGTACACCGTTTCAGGTCTTCGTTCGGATCTTCCTCCCCCTCGCCGCGCCGGGGATCGGGGCCGCCGCCATACTAGTCTTTATCTTTGCCTGGAATGAATTCCTCTATGCGCTGACCTTCACCTCAAGTGAGGCGATGCGGACGATCCCTGTGGCCATCGCCCTCTTTCCGGGTCTCCACGAGGTTCCCTGGGGAGAGATGGCGGCCGCCACGATCGTCGTCACCACGCCGTTGGTCCTCCTCGTCCTCTTCTTCCAACGCCGTATCGTCTCCGGTCTCACGGCCGGTTCAGTGAAGGGGTAG
- a CDS encoding formylglycine-generating enzyme family protein codes for MKLTVLMAIMIPVFTFALQNAAATPPAQDDVEMVAVPAGEFIMGSDDPEADDNEKPATKVYVRPFSIDKFEATNARYLRCIEAGACTRPIPLGYDATTRANLPVTVVSWQQAVAYCRWVGKRLPTEAEWERAARGTDGRRYPWGNTFEAERANVGYSVGSATPVGSYPKGASPYGVMDMAGNVWEWTSSLYKPYPYDPHDGREDPNARGSRVERGGGWYTPEWHARTTRRTAAGHVYRRFSDLGFRCAK; via the coding sequence ATGAAGCTCACGGTTCTCATGGCAATCATGATTCCAGTATTCACCTTTGCTCTCCAGAACGCTGCCGCAACGCCGCCGGCTCAAGACGACGTGGAGATGGTGGCCGTCCCGGCAGGCGAGTTCATCATGGGCTCCGATGATCCAGAGGCCGATGACAATGAGAAACCGGCCACGAAGGTTTACGTCAGACCCTTTTCGATTGACAAGTTCGAGGCGACGAACGCTCGCTACCTCCGGTGCATCGAGGCGGGAGCCTGCACCCGTCCTATCCCGCTGGGATATGACGCGACCACCAGGGCCAACCTGCCGGTGACGGTCGTGAGTTGGCAGCAGGCGGTGGCGTACTGCCGATGGGTCGGCAAGCGCCTGCCGACTGAAGCGGAGTGGGAAAGGGCTGCTCGCGGCACTGATGGCCGACGTTATCCATGGGGTAATACCTTCGAGGCTGAACGGGCCAACGTCGGATACTCGGTCGGGTCCGCCACCCCTGTGGGGAGCTACCCAAAAGGGGCCTCCCCTTACGGGGTGATGGACATGGCCGGCAATGTCTGGGAGTGGACGTCGTCGCTGTACAAGCCCTACCCCTACGATCCACACGACGGTCGAGAGGATCCAAACGCCAGAGGTAGTCGAGTCGAGCGCGGCGGGGGGTGGTACACTCCCGAGTGGCATGCGCGGACGACCCGGCGGACCGCTGCCGGCCATGTCTATCGCCGCTTCAGCGACCTTGGGTTCCGCTGCGCCAAGTAA
- a CDS encoding ABC transporter ATP-binding protein codes for MATVEIKGITKQFGTIRAVDGVDLLVNDGEFFVLLGPSGCGKSTLLRIVAGIEQPTCGEVRIGGRVVNDLPPQARQVAMVFQSYALYPHMTVFKNIAFPLEVQGIGREAIGQKAKKAAAMFGIEHLLDRKPRELSGGERQRVALARALVREPAVFLLDEPLSNLDAKLRTAAREELLQLQRRIGTTTLYVTHDQMEAMGLADRIAVMHAGRVRQLGTPQEIYDEPADTFVAGFLGSPPMNLVAHGDTIIGLRPEHLLPKGVYRGEGKPVSFQLNVTRVEYLGADRIIYGCLEEKFGNAHVLVRLPSDITISCLQGRRYEFAIEESAIKFFDRATEFRIGPRPL; via the coding sequence ATGGCAACGGTTGAAATTAAAGGGATCACTAAACAGTTCGGAACCATTCGGGCTGTGGACGGCGTGGACCTGCTCGTCAATGACGGGGAATTCTTCGTCCTCCTGGGGCCATCGGGGTGCGGAAAGTCCACTCTTCTTCGGATCGTCGCCGGCATAGAGCAACCCACGTGTGGAGAGGTGCGGATAGGAGGACGGGTGGTGAACGATCTTCCGCCGCAGGCAAGGCAGGTGGCCATGGTCTTCCAGAGCTATGCCCTTTACCCCCATATGACGGTCTTCAAAAACATCGCCTTTCCCCTCGAGGTCCAGGGAATTGGGCGGGAGGCTATCGGGCAGAAAGCGAAGAAGGCAGCCGCGATGTTCGGGATCGAGCACCTGCTCGATCGGAAGCCCCGCGAACTGTCAGGGGGCGAGCGGCAACGGGTAGCCCTGGCCAGGGCATTAGTTCGAGAGCCGGCGGTGTTCCTTCTCGATGAGCCCCTCTCCAACCTTGACGCAAAACTTCGAACCGCAGCCCGAGAGGAGCTCTTGCAGTTGCAACGGCGGATCGGGACCACTACCCTCTATGTTACCCATGACCAGATGGAAGCCATGGGGCTTGCAGACCGGATTGCGGTGATGCATGCAGGGAGGGTCAGGCAGCTTGGAACGCCTCAGGAGATCTACGATGAGCCGGCTGATACCTTTGTGGCCGGCTTCCTGGGATCACCTCCCATGAACCTGGTTGCGCATGGGGATACTATCATCGGCCTCCGCCCCGAGCACCTGCTTCCGAAGGGGGTCTATAGAGGAGAAGGCAAGCCGGTGTCCTTTCAGCTCAACGTCACGCGAGTGGAGTATCTGGGGGCAGATCGAATCATCTATGGCTGCTTAGAGGAGAAGTTTGGGAATGCCCATGTACTGGTCAGGCTTCCCTCGGATATTACGATTTCCTGCCTACAAGGCCGAAGGTACGAATTCGCCATCGAGGAGAGCGCGATCAAGTTTTTCGATCGAGCGACTGAGTTCAGAATCGGGCCAAGGCCTCTCTAG
- a CDS encoding sugar ABC transporter permease, giving the protein MRKDEIRPALLMILPACLFIGALAIFPILHAFRISLDRRMPVFGISYFVGLDNYRFLLQDPRFWQSFLNTAYFSLLSVSLELALGLLLAILLHGSFRGRGLFRAVVLIPWAIPTVVSARMWEWILNPDFGLLNYLLQQIGLLSSPLNWLGDRVLAMHALILADVWKTSPFVALILLTGLQMIPEELYEAARVDGAGRWQIFRRITFPLLLPFILIALLFRTLDAFRIFDLVYVLTGGGPANTTETLSLYAYKLLFQTLQFGYGSAVAVATFLTVLLISAAYISLLRRQHHG; this is encoded by the coding sequence ATGAGAAAGGACGAGATCAGGCCGGCCTTGCTTATGATTCTGCCGGCCTGCCTGTTCATCGGGGCTCTGGCCATCTTCCCGATCCTTCACGCCTTCAGGATCAGTCTCGATCGGAGGATGCCTGTATTTGGTATCTCGTACTTCGTGGGTCTCGACAACTACCGCTTCCTCCTCCAAGACCCTCGCTTTTGGCAAAGCTTCTTGAATACCGCATACTTCTCCCTGCTCTCCGTCTCCCTGGAGCTGGCTCTCGGCCTTCTCCTGGCCATACTCCTTCACGGGTCTTTTCGAGGACGGGGCCTCTTTAGGGCTGTCGTGCTCATCCCATGGGCTATCCCCACCGTGGTCTCGGCCAGGATGTGGGAATGGATCTTAAACCCCGACTTCGGCTTGCTGAATTACCTTCTGCAGCAGATAGGCCTGCTGTCCTCCCCGCTCAATTGGCTTGGGGATCGCGTCCTGGCCATGCATGCGCTCATCCTGGCCGACGTCTGGAAGACCAGCCCCTTCGTAGCCCTCATCCTGTTGACCGGCCTCCAGATGATCCCTGAGGAGTTGTATGAGGCGGCGAGAGTTGACGGCGCAGGCAGGTGGCAGATCTTCCGGCGGATTACCTTTCCTCTTCTGTTGCCCTTTATCCTCATCGCCCTTCTCTTCAGAACGCTCGATGCCTTCCGGATCTTCGATCTGGTCTATGTGCTGACAGGAGGCGGACCGGCCAACACCACCGAGACGTTAAGCCTCTACGCCTATAAGCTCCTTTTCCAAACCCTTCAGTTCGGCTACGGCTCTGCGGTGGCCGTAGCGACCTTTCTCACCGTCCTGCTCATCAGCGCTGCGTACATCTCCCTCTTGAGAAGGCAGCATCATGGATAG